A stretch of Crossiella cryophila DNA encodes these proteins:
- a CDS encoding dihydrolipoyl dehydrogenase family protein, whose product MSALEVDVVVIGLGPGGEHVATELAGAGLRVLGVERRLVGGECPYYGCIPTKMMVRAAEVVAEARRVPELAGSATVLPDWSAVAERIRREATDNWDDAVAVRRLTDAGATFLRGTARITAPGQVEVLDHDNQPHTITATKAIVLNPGTEPLIPPIPGLAGTPFWTNREAVRTEYVPDTLVVLGGGAIGLEFAQLFARFGAEVHIIEPQDHLAALEEPEAAALLAEIFADEGITVHTGAGAKSVSHQTNEFTLTLTNGTPVTGTHLLVATGRKTDFEALGIGNLGLDPTTRTLPTDDRLKVAEGVWAVGDIVGHGAFTHMSMYQADIVIREILGRPGPAAQYHAIPRVTFTNPELGSVGLTEKQARAQGHNIRTGLTRLEHSSRGFVHKVGNRGLIKLILDTDHNTLLGATAMGPAGGEILGALAMAVHAKIPLETLQQFIGAYPTFHRALSEAVKALA is encoded by the coding sequence ATGTCAGCCCTTGAGGTGGACGTCGTCGTGATCGGGCTCGGCCCCGGTGGTGAGCATGTCGCCACCGAGCTGGCCGGCGCCGGACTGCGGGTGCTGGGGGTGGAGCGCAGGCTGGTCGGCGGCGAGTGCCCGTACTACGGCTGCATCCCGACCAAGATGATGGTCCGCGCCGCCGAGGTGGTCGCCGAGGCCCGCCGGGTGCCGGAACTCGCGGGCTCGGCCACCGTGCTCCCCGACTGGTCCGCGGTAGCGGAGCGTATCCGCCGCGAGGCCACCGACAACTGGGACGACGCGGTCGCGGTCCGCCGCCTCACCGACGCGGGCGCCACCTTCCTCCGCGGCACCGCCAGGATCACCGCCCCCGGCCAGGTCGAGGTCCTCGACCACGACAACCAGCCGCACACCATCACCGCCACCAAGGCCATCGTCCTCAACCCCGGCACCGAACCCCTCATCCCCCCGATCCCCGGCCTGGCGGGCACCCCCTTCTGGACCAACCGGGAAGCGGTCCGCACCGAGTACGTCCCCGACACCCTGGTGGTCCTCGGCGGCGGCGCCATCGGCCTGGAGTTCGCCCAGCTCTTCGCCCGCTTCGGCGCTGAAGTCCACATCATCGAACCCCAAGACCACCTCGCGGCCCTGGAAGAACCCGAAGCGGCCGCCCTGCTCGCCGAGATCTTCGCCGACGAAGGCATCACCGTGCACACCGGAGCGGGCGCCAAGTCAGTAAGTCACCAAACCAACGAGTTCACCCTCACCCTCACCAACGGCACCCCCGTCACCGGCACCCACCTCCTGGTGGCCACCGGCCGCAAAACCGACTTCGAAGCCCTCGGCATCGGAAACCTCGGCCTGGACCCCACCACCAGAACCCTCCCCACCGACGACCGCCTCAAGGTCGCCGAAGGTGTGTGGGCGGTAGGCGACATCGTCGGCCACGGCGCCTTCACCCACATGTCCATGTACCAGGCCGACATCGTCATCCGCGAGATCCTGGGCCGCCCAGGCCCCGCCGCCCAGTACCACGCCATCCCAAGAGTCACCTTCACCAACCCAGAACTGGGTTCGGTAGGCCTAACCGAGAAACAAGCCCGAGCCCAGGGCCACAACATCCGCACCGGCCTGACCCGCCTGGAACACAGCTCCCGAGGCTTCGTCCACAAGGTAGGCAACCGAGGCCTGATCAAACTCATCCTCGACACAGACCACAACACCCTCCTGGGCGCCACCGCCATGGGCCCCGCCGGCGGCGAAATCCTGGGCGCCCTGGCCATGGCAGTCCACGCCAAAATCCCCCTGGAAACCCTCCAACAGTTCATCGGCGCCTACCCCACCTTCCACCGAGCCCTCTCCGAAGCAGTCAAGGCCCTCGCCTAA
- a CDS encoding type I polyketide synthase, giving the protein MAAQSERRALVLGVTPFGEANARLVAAVRQSGGLGVLDLGTGARSTREALVLAQRWASGTFGVRVPAGCALNPADLPTEVDTVVLTGDSSWQLADIATRFQVLVEITSVEQARTAAAGGAAGLIARGNEAGGLVGELSSFVLLQKLVATPGLDLPIWLAGGIGTHTAAAAVLGGATGVVLDTQLALLAESELPEATAALLRTLDGSETAVVDGRRVLARKGRAPAPALEVGQDIFLAARFAERYGTVGRVVRAIREAVAAAVTAEGLDAVLRPGSAFATAVGVPLPVAQGPMTRVSDQAGFAAEVATGGGLPFVALALAGKEQTRRMMTETAAALGERPWGVGVLGFAPEDTRAAQLEIIRELRPTHAIIAGGRPSQAAALEEVGITTFLHVPSPGLLKQFVEAGARRFIFEGSECGGHVGPRASFALWEAQISVLLDHLGAKDGADLQVIFAGGVHDARSAAMVAAMAAPLAAKGVGIGVLMGTAYLFTEEAVSAGAVQPLFQQQVLAAEGTELLETAPGHATRCVTSPFAEDFQTIKAELTAKGVPDREIWEHLESLNVGRLRIASKGVRREGERLIAADETEQLADGLFMAGQVAVLRDAVTTVAALHESVTGDAAEYLGAQRELLRARLGILAPARTEPVAPPPLDVAIVGMACVFPDSPDLATFWANIVGGVDAVTEVPAERWDADTYYSPDATGKNINDRTPSRWGGFLPKIPFDPLSYGIPPASLASIEPVQLLALEVARRALRDAGYDGDRDFDRSRTSVVFGAEAGSDLSNATTLRAVLPAYLANLPKELLDQLPPLTEDSFPGMLANVISGRIANRLDLGGANYTVDAACASSLAALDVACKELVNGTSDLVLCGGADLHNGINDYLLFASVHALSATGRSRTFDSSADGIALGEGVACVALKRLSDAQRDGDKIYAVVKGLGSASDGKSLGLTAPRPEGQRAALDRAYANAHLSPAAVGLVEAHGTGTVVGDRTELATLTKMFVEAGAQPGTCAIGSVKSQIGHTKCAAGLAGLIKAALALHTGVKPPTLHVETPNSAWDKDSSPFVFHTAARPWATEPADRVAGVSAFGFGGTNFHTVLAAVDQPAPRHSVDAWPAELFTFRGNDLRSATKSIEKLLDLAAANDTGGRPWRLRDLARTAARTADTRTEPVQVAVVADSLDGLVGQLRRAVAGEHDPAAGVYLAGNTALGAEPGKLALLFPGQGSQRTGMLAELFVAFPEVQHLLQRGHQWADLLFPPAAFDSAVAKDNEARLRDTRVAQPALGIAGLAVHQLLGKLGVRADLVAGHSYGELVALAAAGAIDAGTLLDISAARAESILAAAADAGGDPGSMAAASGQAAAVREVLERAGLSGDVVLANHNSPKQVVVSGTTEGVAKAVTELKAAGISAKPIPVACAFHSPLVAAGGDRFAQVLSTVDIHAPEIPVWSNRTASVYGVDIRAELAAQIGSPVRFVEQIEAMYADGARVFVEAGPGKVLSRLVKDILGDRPHVTVTIEPSADSGLRGFLGALAALATAGVSLRTGWLFQGRDARDVSATPLPKRAGWTIDGHVVRTADGGYLTGGLAPARRVHLETTMSQPQPQPAGQNDALVSEFLRTSREILAAQRDVLLTYFGSNPGVQYAAPQVLQQLPAVVQAPLAPVVQPVAAPAPVVVAAPAPAPSTVDVLGTVLQIISDRTGYPIDMIEPDLDLEADLSIDSIKRTEIAGELATKLGGGLDAASLTDAELEDLAKARTAAAISAWLGAKVGDTATPAAIPATVAASGPSEAEILATVLQIISDRTGYPIDMIEPDLDLEADLSIDSIKRTEIAGELATQLGDGLDAASLGDAELEELAKARTAASIAGWLAAKSGAPALPAPAAPLALAAAPVAAPEPVAVSGGIAPKRYLLTPVDISGVTPTGVEALTGKRFVLFGATGASELAALLLENGAQARVESLARPLTEADGQIDGVVFLDALVDGDLPVLPETFPAFQSALVRGVSWLLAAAPGQLGRAAGLRGLFRTIAREYPDTHASLVETDADPAAALFAEILAGDRHPVVLRREGGRQALEMIATPLGALGLGAGPAGDGSTEAGAIGLDRDSVVLLVGGARGITAQFAATLAGASGCRIELVGRTAVATEDEHPATLAAKDKTQLRAALIQQGLRNPAEIERTASRILAQREVQSTVDEIAALGSQVRYHSVDVRDHDALRGLVKEIHAEHGRIDGVVYAAGVIEDKLLAEKDIESFRRVFGTKVDGARQLLEAVSDLGETGPRFAVLFGSIAAALGNRGQVDYAAANDALESLGITWSQRTGARGLTVHWGPWAPSAKHGGMVTPELMQSYTRRGIELIDPEEGTLALLRELAWGGDAVRSVVYSASGW; this is encoded by the coding sequence ATGGCCGCGCAGTCGGAACGGCGCGCTCTCGTCCTCGGGGTAACCCCCTTCGGCGAGGCCAACGCACGTCTCGTCGCCGCGGTCCGCCAGTCCGGCGGACTCGGAGTTCTCGACCTCGGCACCGGCGCCCGGTCGACTCGGGAAGCACTCGTTCTCGCCCAGCGCTGGGCGTCCGGCACCTTCGGGGTGCGCGTCCCGGCCGGGTGCGCGCTCAACCCCGCCGATCTCCCCACCGAAGTTGACACGGTCGTGTTGACCGGGGACAGCTCTTGGCAACTCGCTGACATCGCCACCCGGTTCCAGGTGCTCGTCGAGATCACCTCCGTCGAGCAGGCGCGCACCGCGGCCGCCGGTGGCGCGGCCGGGCTGATCGCCCGCGGCAACGAGGCCGGTGGCCTGGTCGGCGAACTCAGCTCCTTCGTCCTGCTGCAGAAGCTCGTGGCCACCCCGGGCCTGGACCTGCCGATCTGGCTGGCAGGCGGCATCGGCACGCACACCGCCGCCGCGGCCGTGCTCGGCGGCGCCACCGGCGTGGTGCTGGACACCCAGCTCGCGCTGCTGGCCGAGTCCGAGCTGCCCGAGGCGACCGCAGCGCTGCTGCGCACCCTGGACGGCTCGGAGACCGCCGTGGTCGACGGCCGCCGGGTGCTGGCCCGCAAGGGCCGCGCGCCCGCCCCGGCCCTTGAAGTGGGCCAGGACATCTTCCTGGCCGCCCGCTTCGCCGAGCGCTACGGCACCGTCGGCCGGGTGGTGCGCGCGATCCGGGAGGCCGTCGCCGCCGCGGTGACCGCCGAGGGCCTGGACGCGGTGCTGCGCCCCGGCTCGGCCTTCGCCACCGCGGTCGGCGTGCCGCTGCCGGTCGCGCAGGGTCCGATGACCAGGGTGTCCGACCAGGCCGGGTTCGCCGCCGAGGTCGCCACCGGCGGCGGACTGCCCTTCGTCGCCCTGGCTCTGGCCGGCAAGGAGCAGACCCGGCGGATGATGACCGAGACCGCCGCCGCACTGGGCGAACGCCCGTGGGGTGTCGGCGTGCTCGGGTTCGCGCCGGAGGACACCAGGGCCGCGCAGCTGGAGATCATCCGCGAGCTGCGGCCCACGCACGCCATCATCGCCGGGGGCCGACCCTCGCAGGCCGCCGCGCTGGAAGAGGTCGGCATCACGACCTTCCTGCACGTGCCCTCCCCCGGACTGCTCAAGCAGTTCGTGGAGGCCGGTGCGCGCCGGTTCATCTTCGAGGGCAGCGAATGCGGCGGGCACGTCGGACCGCGGGCCAGCTTCGCGCTGTGGGAAGCCCAGATCTCCGTGCTGCTCGATCACCTGGGCGCCAAGGACGGCGCTGACCTCCAGGTGATCTTCGCCGGGGGTGTGCACGACGCGCGCTCGGCCGCCATGGTCGCCGCGATGGCCGCGCCGCTGGCCGCCAAGGGCGTCGGGATCGGCGTGCTCATGGGCACCGCCTACCTGTTCACCGAGGAGGCCGTCAGCGCGGGCGCGGTGCAGCCGCTGTTCCAGCAGCAGGTACTGGCCGCCGAGGGCACCGAACTCCTGGAGACCGCGCCCGGCCACGCCACCCGCTGCGTCACCAGCCCCTTCGCCGAGGACTTCCAGACCATCAAGGCCGAGCTGACCGCCAAGGGCGTGCCGGACCGGGAGATCTGGGAGCACCTGGAAAGCCTCAACGTCGGCCGCCTGCGCATCGCCAGCAAGGGCGTGCGCCGCGAGGGCGAGCGCCTGATCGCCGCGGACGAGACCGAACAGCTCGCCGACGGTCTGTTCATGGCCGGACAGGTCGCGGTGCTGCGCGATGCGGTCACCACGGTCGCCGCCCTGCACGAGTCGGTCACCGGCGACGCGGCCGAATACCTTGGCGCGCAACGCGAACTCCTCCGCGCCCGGCTCGGCATCCTGGCCCCGGCACGCACCGAGCCGGTCGCGCCGCCGCCCCTGGACGTGGCCATCGTCGGCATGGCGTGCGTGTTCCCCGACTCCCCCGACCTGGCCACCTTCTGGGCCAACATCGTCGGCGGCGTGGACGCGGTCACCGAGGTCCCGGCCGAACGCTGGGACGCCGACACCTACTACTCCCCCGACGCCACCGGCAAGAACATCAACGACCGCACCCCCTCGCGCTGGGGCGGATTCCTGCCGAAGATCCCGTTCGACCCGCTGAGCTACGGCATCCCCCCGGCGAGCCTGGCCAGCATCGAACCAGTGCAGCTGCTCGCACTGGAGGTCGCCCGCCGGGCACTGCGGGACGCCGGTTACGACGGGGACCGGGACTTCGACCGCTCGCGCACCTCGGTGGTCTTCGGCGCCGAGGCCGGATCCGACCTGTCCAACGCCACCACCCTGCGCGCGGTCCTGCCCGCCTACCTGGCGAACCTGCCCAAGGAACTCCTGGACCAGCTGCCGCCGCTGACCGAGGACTCCTTCCCCGGCATGCTGGCCAACGTCATCTCCGGCCGCATCGCCAACCGCCTCGACCTCGGCGGCGCCAACTACACCGTCGACGCCGCCTGCGCCTCCTCACTGGCCGCACTGGACGTGGCCTGCAAGGAACTGGTCAACGGCACCAGCGACCTGGTGCTCTGCGGTGGCGCGGACCTGCACAACGGCATCAACGACTACCTGCTCTTCGCCTCCGTGCACGCGCTGTCGGCCACCGGGCGCAGCCGCACCTTCGACAGCTCCGCCGACGGCATCGCCCTCGGTGAAGGCGTCGCCTGCGTTGCCCTCAAACGGCTTTCCGACGCGCAGCGGGACGGCGACAAGATCTACGCGGTGGTCAAGGGCCTCGGCTCGGCCAGCGACGGCAAGTCCCTCGGCCTGACCGCGCCGCGCCCGGAAGGCCAGCGGGCCGCCCTGGACCGGGCCTACGCCAACGCGCACCTCTCCCCCGCCGCGGTCGGCCTGGTGGAGGCGCACGGCACCGGCACCGTGGTCGGCGACCGCACCGAACTGGCCACCCTGACCAAGATGTTCGTCGAGGCCGGGGCCCAGCCAGGGACCTGCGCGATCGGCTCGGTCAAGTCGCAGATCGGGCACACCAAGTGCGCGGCCGGACTCGCCGGGCTGATCAAGGCCGCACTGGCCCTGCACACCGGGGTCAAGCCGCCCACGCTGCACGTGGAAACGCCGAACTCGGCCTGGGACAAGGACTCCAGCCCGTTCGTCTTCCACACCGCGGCCCGCCCCTGGGCCACCGAACCGGCCGACCGGGTCGCCGGGGTGAGCGCGTTCGGCTTCGGCGGCACCAACTTCCACACCGTGCTCGCCGCCGTCGACCAGCCCGCCCCTCGGCACAGCGTGGACGCCTGGCCCGCCGAGCTGTTCACCTTCCGTGGCAACGATCTGCGGTCCGCCACCAAGTCCATCGAGAAGCTCCTGGACCTGGCCGCGGCCAACGACACCGGCGGGCGCCCGTGGCGGCTGCGGGACCTGGCGCGCACCGCCGCCCGCACCGCCGACACACGCACCGAACCCGTGCAGGTCGCGGTGGTCGCCGACAGCCTGGACGGCCTGGTCGGCCAGCTGCGCCGCGCGGTCGCCGGAGAGCACGACCCGGCCGCCGGGGTGTACCTGGCCGGGAACACCGCCCTGGGTGCCGAGCCCGGCAAGCTCGCCTTACTGTTCCCCGGGCAGGGCAGCCAGCGCACCGGCATGCTCGCCGAGCTGTTCGTGGCCTTCCCCGAGGTGCAGCACCTGTTGCAGCGCGGACACCAGTGGGCCGACCTGCTCTTCCCGCCGGCCGCCTTCGATTCCGCGGTGGCCAAGGACAACGAGGCCCGGCTGCGCGACACCCGGGTCGCCCAGCCCGCGCTGGGTATCGCCGGACTCGCCGTGCACCAGCTGCTCGGCAAGCTCGGCGTGCGCGCGGATCTCGTTGCCGGGCACAGCTATGGCGAACTCGTCGCACTGGCCGCGGCGGGCGCGATCGACGCTGGCACCCTCCTGGACATCTCCGCGGCGCGGGCCGAGTCGATCCTGGCCGCGGCCGCGGACGCCGGTGGCGACCCTGGCAGCATGGCCGCCGCCTCCGGGCAGGCCGCCGCGGTGCGCGAGGTACTGGAACGGGCCGGGTTGAGCGGTGACGTGGTGCTGGCCAACCACAACTCGCCCAAGCAGGTCGTCGTCTCCGGCACCACCGAGGGTGTGGCCAAGGCCGTCACCGAGCTGAAGGCGGCCGGGATCAGTGCGAAGCCGATCCCGGTGGCCTGTGCCTTCCACAGCCCACTGGTGGCCGCCGGTGGCGACCGGTTCGCCCAGGTTCTGTCCACTGTGGACATCCATGCGCCGGAGATCCCGGTGTGGTCCAACCGCACCGCGAGCGTGTACGGCGTGGACATCCGGGCCGAGCTGGCCGCGCAGATCGGGTCGCCGGTGCGCTTCGTCGAGCAGATCGAGGCGATGTACGCCGACGGCGCCAGGGTCTTCGTCGAGGCCGGGCCGGGCAAGGTGCTCTCCCGCCTGGTGAAGGACATCCTCGGCGACCGGCCGCACGTCACCGTGACCATCGAGCCCAGCGCGGACAGCGGTCTGCGCGGCTTCCTCGGCGCGCTCGCCGCGCTCGCCACCGCCGGGGTGTCCCTGCGCACCGGGTGGCTGTTCCAGGGTCGCGACGCCCGCGACGTCTCGGCCACCCCCCTGCCCAAGCGCGCCGGCTGGACCATCGACGGTCACGTCGTGCGCACCGCCGACGGCGGCTACCTCACCGGCGGCCTCGCCCCGGCCCGTCGCGTCCACCTGGAGACCACCATGAGCCAGCCGCAGCCCCAGCCAGCTGGTCAGAACGACGCCCTGGTCAGCGAGTTCCTCCGGACCAGCCGGGAGATCCTGGCCGCCCAGCGCGATGTGCTGCTCACCTACTTCGGCAGCAACCCCGGCGTGCAGTACGCGGCGCCGCAGGTGCTCCAGCAGCTCCCCGCCGTGGTTCAGGCCCCCCTCGCACCGGTGGTGCAGCCGGTCGCCGCGCCCGCGCCGGTGGTGGTGGCCGCACCGGCACCCGCACCGTCCACTGTGGACGTCCTCGGTACCGTGCTGCAGATCATCAGCGACCGGACCGGGTACCCGATCGACATGATCGAACCCGATCTCGACCTGGAAGCCGACCTCTCCATCGACTCCATCAAGCGCACCGAGATCGCCGGTGAGCTGGCCACCAAGCTGGGTGGCGGTCTGGACGCGGCCAGCCTGACCGACGCAGAGCTGGAAGACCTCGCGAAGGCCCGCACGGCCGCGGCGATCTCCGCCTGGCTGGGTGCGAAGGTCGGCGACACCGCCACACCGGCCGCGATCCCAGCCACGGTCGCGGCGAGTGGCCCCAGCGAGGCCGAGATCCTGGCCACGGTGTTGCAGATCATCAGCGACCGCACCGGGTACCCGATCGACATGATCGAGCCGGACCTGGACCTGGAAGCCGATCTCTCCATCGACTCCATCAAGCGGACCGAGATCGCGGGCGAGCTGGCCACCCAGCTCGGCGATGGTCTGGACGCGGCCAGCCTCGGCGACGCCGAGCTGGAAGAACTGGCCAAGGCGCGTACCGCGGCCTCGATCGCGGGCTGGCTGGCCGCCAAGTCCGGCGCCCCGGCCTTGCCCGCACCGGCCGCGCCCCTGGCACTGGCCGCCGCCCCGGTGGCCGCGCCCGAGCCGGTGGCGGTCTCGGGCGGGATCGCGCCCAAGCGGTACCTGCTCACCCCGGTCGACATCTCCGGCGTCACCCCCACCGGCGTGGAAGCCCTGACTGGCAAGCGGTTCGTGCTCTTCGGCGCCACCGGCGCGAGCGAACTCGCCGCGCTGCTCCTGGAGAACGGCGCGCAGGCCCGGGTGGAATCCCTGGCCAGGCCGCTGACCGAGGCGGACGGGCAGATCGACGGCGTGGTGTTCCTGGACGCCCTGGTCGACGGCGACCTGCCGGTGCTCCCGGAGACCTTCCCCGCCTTCCAGTCCGCGCTCGTCCGCGGCGTCAGCTGGCTGCTGGCCGCCGCACCGGGTCAGCTGGGCCGGGCGGCCGGACTGCGCGGACTGTTCCGCACCATCGCCCGCGAATACCCGGACACGCACGCCAGCCTGGTCGAGACCGACGCCGACCCGGCCGCCGCGCTCTTCGCCGAGATCCTCGCCGGTGACCGCCACCCGGTCGTCCTGCGCCGCGAAGGCGGACGGCAGGCCCTGGAAATGATCGCCACCCCGCTCGGCGCGCTCGGCCTGGGCGCCGGACCCGCCGGGGACGGCTCCACCGAGGCCGGCGCCATCGGCCTGGACCGCGACTCCGTCGTCCTGCTGGTCGGCGGGGCACGCGGGATCACCGCCCAGTTCGCGGCCACCCTGGCCGGGGCCAGCGGCTGCCGGATCGAACTCGTCGGCCGCACCGCCGTGGCCACCGAGGACGAACACCCCGCCACCCTGGCCGCCAAGGACAAGACCCAGCTGCGGGCCGCGCTGATCCAGCAGGGCCTGCGCAACCCGGCCGAGATCGAACGCACCGCCAGCCGCATCCTGGCCCAGCGCGAGGTCCAGTCCACTGTGGACGAGATCGCCGCACTCGGCAGCCAGGTCCGCTACCACTCGGTGGACGTCCGCGATCACGACGCGCTGCGCGGCCTGGTCAAGGAGATCCACGCCGAACACGGCCGCATCGACGGCGTGGTCTACGCGGCGGGCGTGATCGAGGATAAGCTCCTGGCGGAGAAGGACATCGAGTCCTTCCGGCGGGTCTTCGGCACCAAGGTCGACGGCGCCCGCCAGCTCCTGGAGGCCGTCTCCGACCTCGGCGAGACCGGGCCCCGGTTCGCGGTGCTCTTCGGCAGCATCGCCGCCGCACTGGGCAACCGCGGCCAGGTCGACTACGCCGCCGCCAACGACGCCCTGGAATCCCTCGGCATCACCTGGTCCCAGCGGACCGGGGCCCGCGGACTCACTGTCCACTGGGGACCGTGGGCGCCCTCGGCCAAGCACGGCGGCATGGTCACCCCCGAACTCATGCAGTCCTACACCCGCCGCGGCATCGAGCTGATCGACCCGGAGGAAGGCACCCTGGCGCTGCTGCGTGAACTCGCCTGGGGTGGCGACGCGGTCCGCTCGGTCGTCTACTCCGCCTCGGGCTGGTGA